The sequence below is a genomic window from Pseudomonadota bacterium.
CCGAAAAGCATAACCAGTTGGATGTTCTCTTTTGACTGTTTACCGATTTTAGGTGACCAACCGTTTTCTTTTGTCCAGATAGATTGTTCAATTCTCATATTTTACCCCCTTGAGCTAACACCGCAAGTGTTGCCTCTTTTATATAACAATTCGGACAATTATAGACAAAAGTTAAGGTGTTTACAACATTAATTTCACTGTAATCTATGGCTACTGGTGAGTTAAGACATGGGTGTCTTTTTCACTGTGCAAACGAGGTATATTTCTGAACTTATGCTTCGTGAGGAAGAAGGTTTGAAAACAACAACATTGCTAAAAAGTTTTTTTAAATCTTTTTGTCTTTCCTTGAATGCTTCTGTGAAAAAAGACTTGAAGATAATATTTCCGCCTTTCTTTAAGCCATTTACAACAACTATTTTTGCAGCCTCATAGAGTTCCTCAATGTTTTTATCATCAGCTTCCCTTATTCCTGAAAGGTTCGGCGCAATATCGCATGTGATAACATCGAAGCGTGTTATTGAGAGTGTACCGAACATGTCAGACATGTTAATATTTCTGATATCATTGACCATTGTCAGGATATTTTTGTAGGGAAGCGGGGACACGGGTAGGATATCTATGCCCACCACCAAACCTTCTTGTCCGACAATTTCAGAGATGACCTGCAGAAAGCTTCCGGGGGCACATCCGAGGTCCAGAACTTTGTCGTCC
It includes:
- a CDS encoding RlmE family RNA methyltransferase: MGKFIPKDTFYKKAKQDGYRARSAYKLKEIQDKYHIIKKDDKVLDLGCAPGSFLQVISEIVGQEGLVVGIDILPVSPLPYKNILTMVNDIRNINMSDMFGTLSITRFDVITCDIAPNLSGIREADDKNIEELYEAAKIVVVNGLKKGGNIIFKSFFTEAFKERQKDLKKLFSNVVVFKPSSSRSISSEIYLVCTVKKTPMS